The Episyrphus balteatus chromosome 4, idEpiBalt1.1, whole genome shotgun sequence genome includes a window with the following:
- the LOC129919225 gene encoding uncharacterized protein LOC129919225, producing the protein MVRPIITYGAVVWHKRTELVTTKKTLNKVQRLACLCITGSMRTCPTAAMEVILHLTPLHEVISSTANGTILRFAKEGTGTGKSIGLKERDSISNTTVKNLLDIPRDCMIKKYNFEKNFQTQFSSKAKWVSESTNYTFNANAIKWYTDGSSTADGTGAGIFGPRTKISIPMGQFPSIFQAEINAIDKCAERNLERKYKNQNIAIMSDSQAALKAINSYAINSKLVWECVKKLNELGKANKITLYWVPGHVGVQGNEVADSLAKAGATAPLMGPEPYCGIGDSTIKQMIKTDEEAKRTKIWKETPKLRQAKSLLGNYNQKRFKTCINLSRNNLRIITGILTGHCKLRKHLNNIGLADSATCRFCNNNEETPEHILGNCEALMHNRHRYLGQHQVTSKDLPSIEILQLIKYLKSIKLETVL; encoded by the coding sequence ATGGTGAGACCCATTATCACCTACGGTGCGGttgtttggcacaaaagaaCCGAACTAGTTACAACTAAAAAGACATTAAACAAAGTTCAAAGATTGGCCTGCTTATGCATTACTGGCTCAATGAGAACTTGCCCTACAGCAGCAATGGAAGTCATCCTCCACTTAACACCACTCCATGAAGTAATAAGTAGTACTGCTAACGGAACAATCTTGAGATTTGCAAAAGAGGGAACTGGTACGGGCAAGAGTATTGGTCTCAAAGAAAGGGACTCAATATCGAACACCACAGTTAAAAACCTCCTTGACATCCCAAGAGATTGCATGATCAAGAAATACAACTTTgagaaaaactttcaaacacAGTTTAGTAGCAAGGCAAAGTGGGTAAGTGAATCCACGAACTACACTTTCAATGCAAACGCCATCAAGTGGTACACTGATGGATCGAGTACAGCTGATGGAACTGGAGCAGGAATATTTGGGCCTAGAACCAAAATTTCCATTCCAATGGGGCAGTTTCCTAGCATTTTTCAAGCGGAAATCAACGCTATAGATAAATGCGCAGAACGTAATCtcgaaagaaaatacaaaaaccaaaacattgcCATCATgtctgatagccaggccgcaCTTAAAGCTATAAACTCATACGCCATCAACTCCAAACTCGTATGGGAATGTGTGAAGAAGCTGAACGAGCTTGGCAAggcaaataaaataacactgtACTGGGTTCCCGGACATGTTGGAGTACAAGGGAACGAAGTAGCAGACTCCTTAGCAAAAGCAGGTGCAACCGCACCTCTTATGGGCCCAGAACCATATTGCGGAATTGGAGACAGCACGAtcaaacaaatgataaaaaccGATGAGGAGGCCAAACGAACTAAAATTTGGAAAGAGACTCCTAAACTCAGACAGGCGAAATCACTACTTGGGAATTACaaccaaaaaagatttaaaacctGCATTAACCTGAGTAGAAACAACCTGAGAATAATAACAGGGATCCTTACAGGCCACTGCAAGCTGAGAAAACACCTCAACAACATTGGCCTGGCAGACAGTGCCACCTGTAGATTCTGCAACAATAATGAAGAGACGCCAGAACACATACTGGGCAACTGTGAAGCACTAATGCACAATCGACACAGATACCTGGGCCAGCACCAGGTAACAAGTAAAGATCTACCGTCGATAGAAATACTCCAGTTAATCAAATACCTAAAAAGTATCAAACTGGAGACTGTACTGTAA